In a single window of the Lacerta agilis isolate rLacAgi1 chromosome 15, rLacAgi1.pri, whole genome shotgun sequence genome:
- the ARCN1 gene encoding coatomer subunit delta: MVLLAAAVCTKAGKAIVSRQFVEMTRTRIEGLLAAFPKLMNTGKQHTFVETESVRYVYQPMEKLYMVLITTKNSNILEDLETLRLFSRVIPEYCRALEENEISEHCFDLIFAFDEIVALGYRENVNLAQIRTFTEMDSHEEKVFRAVRETQEREAKAEMRRKAKELQQARRDAERRGTKAPGFGGFGNSAMSGGSTAAMITETIIETERPKVTPAPTRPSGSNKALKLGAKGKEVDNFVDKLNSEGENIVTLVGKRSSEAATVLAPPINMESVHMKIEEKISLTCGRDGGLQNMELHGMIMLRILDEKFSRIRIHVENEDKKGVQLQTHPNVDKKLFTAESLIGLKNPEKSFPINSDVGVLKWRLQTTEETFIPLTINCWPSESGSGCDVNIEYELQEENLELNDVVIAIPLPSNVGAPVIGEIDGEYRHDSRRNILEWCLPVIDAKNKSGSLEFSINGQPNDFFPVHVSFVSKKNYCNIQVTKVTQVDGNSPVRFSTETTFLVDKYEIL; encoded by the exons ATG GTGCTCTTGGCAGCTGCCGTCTGTACGAAAGCCGGAAAGGCGATCGTCTCACGCCAGTTTGTAGAGATGACACGGACCCGCATTGAGGGGCTgctggcagccttccccaagctcaTGAACACAGGGAAGCAGCACACATTCGTGGAGACAGAGAGTGTCCGCTACGTCTACCAGCCCATGGAGAAACTCTACATGGTCCTGATCaccacaaaaaacagcaacatccTGGAGGACCTTGAAACTCTCCGGCTTTTCTCTAGAGTG ATCCCAGAATACTGTCGAGCCCTGGAGGAGAATGAGATCTCTGAGCACTGCTTTGATCTGATATTTGCCTTCGATGAGATTGTTGCCCTTGGCTACCGGGAAAACGTCAACCTGGCCCAGATCCGCACTTTTACTGAGATGGACTCTCATGAGGAGAAAGTCTTCAGAGCTGTCCGTGAG ACTCAGGAGCGGGAGGCCAAGGCAGAGATGCGTCGGAAAGCCAAGGAACTGCAGCAGGCCCGAAGGGATGCTGAGCGCCGGGGCACCAAAGCACCAGGGTTTGGTGGTTTTGGAAACTCTGCCATGTCAGGAGGCAGCACAGCTGCCATGATCACCGAAACCATCATTGAGACGGAGCGACCAAAAGTGACTCCAGCACCTACCAG GCCATCTGGTTCAAACAAGGCACTCAAGCTTGGCGCAAAAGGGAAGGAAGTGGACAATTTTGTGGACAAGCTAAATTCTGAAGGAGAAAACATTGTCACTTTGGTTGGCAAGCGATCCTCAGAAGCAGCCACTGTTCTAGCTCCACCCATCAACATGGAGAG TGTGCACATGAAAATAGAGGAGAAGATCTCGCTCACCTGCGGCCGGGATGGAGGGCTGCAGAACATGGAGCTCCACGGCATGATCATGCTGCGGATCCTGGATGAAAAGTTTTCCCGGATTCGCATCCATGTTGAGAACGAGGACAAGAAAGGGGTGCAGCTCCAG ACTCACCCCAATGTTGACAAGAAGCTTTTTACGGCAGAGTCCTTGATTGGCCTGAAGAATCCAGAGAAGTCTTTCCCCATAAATAGTGACGTGGGAGTCCTGAAGTGGCGGCTGCAGACCACAGAGGAGACATTCATTCCACTGACAA TTAACTGCTGGCCATCAGAGAGCGGGAGTGGCTGTGATGTCAACATTGAGTATGAGCTGCAAGAGGAGAACCTGGAGTTAAATGACGTGGTGATTGCCATCCCTTTGCC GTCCAACGTGGGTGCTCCTGTGATTGGCGAGATTGATGGCGAGTATCGCCATGACAGCCGGAGAAACATCCTCGAGTGGTGCCTGCCTGTGATTGATGCCAAAAACAAGAGCGGCAGCCTGGAGTTCAGCATCAACGGGCAGCCAAATGACTTCTTTCCTGTGCACGTCTCTTTCGTCTCCAAGAAGAACTACTGCAACATCCAG GTTACCAAAGTGACCCAGGTAGATGGGAACAGTCCTGTGAGATTCTCCACAGAGACCACCTTCCTCGTGGACAAGTATGAGATCCTGTAA
- the TMEM25 gene encoding transmembrane protein 25 yields the protein MGWGQPAEAPPPPRSLEKLAADSPFCPRGFATKQIISARLRSVVVGQEEGEAPAAASRTHGGAKDPDRDCQGAHVKEEAERRLLPANHCSRSLDGTGLRGAASAVWGARTQRAPRPASWSASRSSLRSACLLPGRRPRRRMAPGSPLPALLLLLLLLPPPGLAEPETTIDGRALSFSNLQEAESRAFTCLSAAPSLAWYLNGERQETSGSGRFLATGDGGSGSGNGGAFEESSSSTFVVTARRLDRQLNCSATDPATGHVSNASVLLNVQFKPEIVKMDAHYEEAREPGLLLVLFVLVQANPPANITWVDQDGQVMVNTSNFLIVDTKTYPWLTNHTVQVQLSSRSQNFSFSASNDVGIINSSIPLPGFLDTRIELSLLVLVVGCVAALATVLGLGGLISCAIYRQGKKAAGRCRGSQAGFCLSPCQDWPSPILFLHPAGLAPPAPLPLSDSNNLRPRAARLPRANMSLPSNLQLNDLTPETKAKVRMEQAAAEQEEEARSEPENNFALVERGFGRYPMVGYIYRASSMSSDEIWL from the exons atggggtgggggcagccggCAGAGGCGCCTCCCCCTCCCCGTTCTCTGGAAAAGCTCGCGGCCGACAGCCCATTTTGCCCTCGAGGGTTTGCTACGAAGCAAATCATCTCCGCCCGCCTCCGAAGCGTGGTCGTCGGCCAAGAAGAAGGTGAGGCTCCCGCCGCTGCCTCCCGCACACACGGCGGAGCGAAGGATCCAGACCGGGATTGCCAAGGAGCTCACGTGAAGGAGGAGGCGGAGCGGCGGCTCTTGCCGGCCAATCATTGCAGCCGCAGCCTCGACGGGACCGGTCTGCGCGGTGCAGCCTCCGCAGTGTGGGGAGCCAGAACACAGCGGGCCCCGCGTCCTGCCAGCTGGAGCGCATCAAGGTCGTCTCTTCGGAGCGCCTGCCTGCTTCCCGGCCGGCGGCCAAGGAGGCGTATGGCGCCCGGCAGCCCCCTGcccgccctgctgctgctgctgctgctgctccccccgcCAG GCCTTGCCGAGCCTGAGACCACCATCGACGGGCGGGCACTGTCGTTCAGCAACCTGCAGGAGGCGGAGAGCCGGGCCTTCACCTGCCTTTCCGCGGCGCCCAGCCTGGCCTGGTACCTCAACGGCGAGCGGCAGGAGACCAGCGGTTCCGGTAGGTTCCTGGCCACGGGCGACggcggcagtggcagtggcaacgGCGGCGCCTTcgaggagagcagcagcagcaccttcgTGGTGACAGCGCGGCGCTTGGATCGCCAGCTCAACTGCTCGGCCACCGACCCGGCCACGGGCCACGTCTCCAACGCCTCCGTGCTCCTCAACGTACAGT TTAAACCAGAAATCGTGAAGATGGATGCCCACTATGAAGAGGCGAGGGAGCCTGGACTCCTCCTGGTGCTCTTTGTGTTGGTCCAAGCCAACCCCCCTGCCAACATCACTTGGGTGGACCAGGATGGGCAGGTGATGGTGAACACCTCCAACTTCCTCATTGTGGACACCAAAACCTACCCCTGGCTCACCAACCACACCGTGCAAGTGCAGCTCAGCAGCCGGTCCCAGAACTTCTCCTTCAGCGCCTCCAATGATGTGGGCATCATCAACTCCTCTATTCCGCTGCCCG GTTTCCTGGACACCCGCATTGAGCTCTCCCTTCTGGTGCttgtggtggggtgtgtggcgGCCCTGGCAACTGTCCTGGGCCTTGGTGGTCTCATCAGCTGTGCCATCTACCGGCAGGGCAAGAAGGCGGCAGGTAGGTGCAGGGGAAGCCAAGCAGGATTCTGCCTCTCCCCCTGCCAGGACTGGCCCTCCCCAATTCTTTTTCTTCACCCTGCAGGACTTGCCCCACCAGCGCCGCTGCCTCTGAG TGACTCCAACAACCTGAGGCCAAGGGCAGCACGGCTTCCCCGGGCAAATATGTCCCTCCCTTCCAACCTACAGCTCAACGACCTCACCCCCGAGACCAAAG CCAAGGTCAGGATGGAACAAGCTGCAGCGGAACAGGAGGAAGAGGCCCGCTCTGAGCCAGAGAACAACTTCGCCCTTGTAGAAAGAG GTTTTGGCCGATACCCTATGGTTGGATACATCTACAGAGCTTCCAGCATGAGCAGTGACGAGATCTGGCTGTGA
- the IFT46 gene encoding intraflagellar transport protein 46 homolog isoform X2 has protein sequence MAGAPPPPAAPPEAGLQTRIVENQPYDESLDVNETEDVASIYAPSPPQPGPRRVRSQHKSLAENSSEEDDEEILKEKKGSQLASQPRFSGNEVEDEDDDSSETDSDDDDDDEEHGAPLEGAYNSADYDYLPVSLEIKELFQYIRRYSSQMIDLEHKLKPFIPDFIPAVGDIDAFLKVPRPDGKPDNLGLLVLDEPSTKQSDPTVLSLWLTENSKQHNVAQIKVKSLENAEKNPKAIESWIESISELHRCKPPATVHYARPMPDIDTLMQEWSPEFEELLGKVSLPTADINCSLAEYTDMICAILDIPVYKGHIQSLHTLFSLYSEFKNSQHFKALAEGKKVASPPSNPPSQAGETDILSFT, from the exons ATGGCGGGTGCACCGCCGCCTCCCGCAGCGCCGCCTGAGGCCGGCCTACAG ACGCGGATCGTGGAGAACCAGCCTTACGATGAGAGCCTGGACGTCAACGAGACGGAGGACGTGGCCAGCATCTACGCGCCCAGTCCTCCGCAGCCAG GCCCTCGCCGCGTGCGCTCCCAGCACAAGAGCCTGGCCGAAAACAGCAGCGAGGAGGACGACGAGGAGATACTCAAG gAGAAGAAGGGCTCCCAGCTGGCCTCCCAGCCTCGTTTCAGTGGGAACGAGGTAGAAGACGAGGACGACGACTCTTCAGAGACGGACTCTGACGACGATGACGATGATGAAGAGCACGGCGCTCCTCTGGAGGG GGCATACAACTCAGCAGATTATGACTACCTGCCAGTCTCCCTGGAGATCAAGGAGCTTTTCCAGTACATCCGGAG GTATTCTTCACAAATGATTGACCTGGAGCACAAGCTGAAACCTTTCATTCCAGACTTCATTCCAGCTGTTGGGGACATTGATGCCTTCTTAAAG GTTCCACGACCTGATGGGAAGCCAGATAATCTTGGATTGTTGGTGCTGGATGAGCCATCGACCAAGCAGTCCGACCCCACTGTTCTCTCCCTCTGGTTAACGGAAAATTCTAAGCAGCACAATGTGGCC CAGATTAAAGTGAAGAGCCTGGAGAATGCTGAGAAGAATCCCAAAGCCATCGAGAGCTGGATTGAGAGCATCAGTGAGCTGCATCGCTGCAAGCCCCCAGCTACAGTCCACTATGCTAG GCCCATGCCTGATATAGACACGCTGATGCAGGAGTGGTCCCCTGAGTTTGAAGAGCTCCTGGGAAAG GTGAGCCTTCCCACTGCAGATATTAACTGCAGCCTGGCAGAATACACAGACATGATATGTG CTATTCTGGACATTCCTGTCTACAAGGGCCATATCCAGTCCCTGcacacccttttctccctctactcTGAATTCAAAAATTCACAG CATTTTAAGGCTCTGGCTGAGGGCAAGAAGGTTGCAAGCCCTCCCTCCAACCCCCCCTCACAGGCTGGCGAGACAGACATCCTGAGCTTTACCTGA
- the IFT46 gene encoding intraflagellar transport protein 46 homolog isoform X1, which produces MAGAPPPPAAPPEAGLQTRIVENQPYDESLDVNETEDVASIYAPSPPQPGPRRVRSQHKSLAENSSEEDDEEILKEKKGSQLASQPRFSGNEVEDEDDDSSETDSDDDDDDEEHGAPLEGAYNSADYDYLPVSLEIKELFQYIRRYSSQMIDLEHKLKPFIPDFIPAVGDIDAFLKVPRPDGKPDNLGLLVLDEPSTKQSDPTVLSLWLTENSKQHNVAQQIKVKSLENAEKNPKAIESWIESISELHRCKPPATVHYARPMPDIDTLMQEWSPEFEELLGKVSLPTADINCSLAEYTDMICAILDIPVYKGHIQSLHTLFSLYSEFKNSQHFKALAEGKKVASPPSNPPSQAGETDILSFT; this is translated from the exons ATGGCGGGTGCACCGCCGCCTCCCGCAGCGCCGCCTGAGGCCGGCCTACAG ACGCGGATCGTGGAGAACCAGCCTTACGATGAGAGCCTGGACGTCAACGAGACGGAGGACGTGGCCAGCATCTACGCGCCCAGTCCTCCGCAGCCAG GCCCTCGCCGCGTGCGCTCCCAGCACAAGAGCCTGGCCGAAAACAGCAGCGAGGAGGACGACGAGGAGATACTCAAG gAGAAGAAGGGCTCCCAGCTGGCCTCCCAGCCTCGTTTCAGTGGGAACGAGGTAGAAGACGAGGACGACGACTCTTCAGAGACGGACTCTGACGACGATGACGATGATGAAGAGCACGGCGCTCCTCTGGAGGG GGCATACAACTCAGCAGATTATGACTACCTGCCAGTCTCCCTGGAGATCAAGGAGCTTTTCCAGTACATCCGGAG GTATTCTTCACAAATGATTGACCTGGAGCACAAGCTGAAACCTTTCATTCCAGACTTCATTCCAGCTGTTGGGGACATTGATGCCTTCTTAAAG GTTCCACGACCTGATGGGAAGCCAGATAATCTTGGATTGTTGGTGCTGGATGAGCCATCGACCAAGCAGTCCGACCCCACTGTTCTCTCCCTCTGGTTAACGGAAAATTCTAAGCAGCACAATGTGGCC CAGCAGATTAAAGTGAAGAGCCTGGAGAATGCTGAGAAGAATCCCAAAGCCATCGAGAGCTGGATTGAGAGCATCAGTGAGCTGCATCGCTGCAAGCCCCCAGCTACAGTCCACTATGCTAG GCCCATGCCTGATATAGACACGCTGATGCAGGAGTGGTCCCCTGAGTTTGAAGAGCTCCTGGGAAAG GTGAGCCTTCCCACTGCAGATATTAACTGCAGCCTGGCAGAATACACAGACATGATATGTG CTATTCTGGACATTCCTGTCTACAAGGGCCATATCCAGTCCCTGcacacccttttctccctctactcTGAATTCAAAAATTCACAG CATTTTAAGGCTCTGGCTGAGGGCAAGAAGGTTGCAAGCCCTCCCTCCAACCCCCCCTCACAGGCTGGCGAGACAGACATCCTGAGCTTTACCTGA
- the TTC36 gene encoding tetratricopeptide repeat protein 36 encodes MATAHDRAVLQSIFHPNAPFGDISAELEEQETLNGEEATFDPELLEQATQLEIQGIEAAEAGDLQKALERFDRAIQLLPERAAAYNNRAQAFRLKGNTASALEDLGMALQLSRGIGRVACQAFVQRGLIQRLQGHEQEAHSDFEQAARLGSAFARRQLVLMNPYAALCNQMLSEVIKKLSSPSQEPQLEASSGEKVCR; translated from the exons ATGGCGACAGCACACGACAGAGCAGTTTTGCAAAGCATATTCCACCCCAATGCCCCTTTTGGCGACATCTCTGCTGAGCTGGAGGAGCAGGAGACCCTCAATGGAGAAG AAGCAACCTTTGACCCGGAGCTCCTGGAACAAGCCACTCAGCTAGAGATCCAGGGCATTGAAGCTGCCGAAGCTGGAGACCTGCAGAAGGCCTTGGAGAGATTTGACCGGGCCATTCAGCTGCTACCTGAGCGAGCCGCAGCCTACAACAACCGGGCCCAGGCCTTCCGCCTCAAGGGCAACACAGCAA GTGCCCTGGAGGACCTGGGTATGGCACTGCAGCTTAGCAGGGGCATTGGCCGCGTAGCCTGCCAGGCATTTGTGCAGCGAGGGCTGATCCAGCGCTTGCAAGGCCACGAGCAAGAGGCCCATAGTGACTTTGAGCAAGCGGCCAGATTGGGAAGTGCCTTTGCCCGTCGTCAGCTGGTCCTGATGAATCCGTACGCAGCCCTCTGCAATCAGATGCTCTCCGAAGTGATAAAGAAACTGAGCAGCCCAAGCCAagagccccagctggaggctTCCTCCGGGGAGAAAGTGTGTCGCTAA